The Fulvivirga ligni genome window below encodes:
- a CDS encoding tetratricopeptide repeat protein yields MSHHFGYEVPPADEELLLMGSMLYVQLGQADKVELFLNYAVQYYPKSEQAQFHMAQFYIEIKNKEKAIEHLTKAYEINHNDEYLQQINELKE; encoded by the coding sequence TTGTCTCATCACTTTGGCTATGAAGTACCACCGGCTGATGAAGAACTTCTACTCATGGGGTCCATGCTATATGTGCAATTAGGCCAGGCAGATAAAGTCGAGCTCTTTTTAAACTATGCCGTTCAATATTACCCCAAAAGTGAGCAGGCTCAATTTCACATGGCTCAGTTTTATATAGAAATCAAAAACAAAGAAAAAGCCATTGAGCACTTAACTAAAGCCTATGAGATCAACCACAACGACGAGTATTTGCAGCAAATAAACGAGCTTAAGGAATAG
- a CDS encoding alpha/beta hydrolase encodes MKTIAKIFLIFIALYASDLHAQESGSSPFSNQTAVKGSIQSKVLNETRDFWVQIPQDAKPYERFPVVYILDGVVQLSGLSTVQNYYWGHHLPKMILVGISNQANCTRDLTPTKVKGVASGESEKFTEFISKELIPYIDSTYPTTPFKTLIGHSHAGLFTVNTFLHHTDLFNNYLAIDPSIDWDQQKFLKKSLKELKNKSFSNQALYISLAGPLDRLNDEATIDDVLKSDSPHTTWARSTLTFCNAMESYDDKALRFKWKFYPNEIHGSVPLPTMIDGLCYLFGWYPLKDISKYNDPETSIQELKTLIEERSASFVSSLWL; translated from the coding sequence ATGAAAACTATTGCCAAAATTTTCCTCATCTTCATCGCTCTTTATGCTTCTGACCTACATGCCCAGGAGAGTGGTTCTTCGCCATTCTCAAATCAAACAGCCGTTAAAGGGAGTATTCAATCTAAGGTCTTAAATGAAACCCGTGATTTCTGGGTACAGATACCTCAAGATGCCAAGCCATACGAACGATTTCCTGTTGTGTATATATTAGACGGTGTCGTGCAATTGAGCGGGTTATCAACGGTACAAAATTACTATTGGGGGCATCATTTACCCAAAATGATACTTGTTGGAATTTCTAATCAAGCGAATTGTACCAGAGATTTAACGCCTACCAAAGTTAAAGGAGTGGCTAGCGGTGAATCAGAAAAATTTACTGAATTTATAAGCAAAGAACTCATCCCTTATATTGATAGCACCTATCCTACTACCCCATTTAAGACACTTATTGGTCATTCTCATGCAGGTTTGTTTACAGTAAATACATTCTTGCACCACACTGATCTTTTTAATAATTATCTGGCCATTGACCCCAGTATAGATTGGGATCAACAGAAATTTCTAAAAAAGTCTCTTAAGGAACTTAAGAATAAGTCATTTTCTAATCAGGCATTATACATCTCTCTGGCTGGTCCATTAGATAGATTAAACGATGAGGCCACCATTGACGATGTGCTGAAATCCGATTCACCTCATACCACTTGGGCCAGATCTACCCTTACATTTTGCAACGCTATGGAATCTTATGATGATAAAGCGCTGAGATTCAAATGGAAGTTTTATCCAAATGAAATTCATGGTTCAGTGCCTCTACCAACTATGATTGATGGCCTTTGTTATCTTTTTGGATGGTATCCTTTAAAGGATATATCAAAATACAATGATCCGGAAACATCTATTCAGGAACTGAAAACACTCATTGAAGAGCGAAGCGCCAGTTTTGTCTCATCACTTTGGCTATGA
- a CDS encoding amino acid adenylation domain-containing protein — translation MNESNYSYTEFLEETVDLTQSIHAHIIKQATKQPDKTAIIDQSECISYEQLLSKSEDIANEILSRDIQPGALVGVCMSRSWELIATVLGILQSGCAYVPLDPKYPRERIRFMLQHSKAAAVVVDDTITSELCKGFQLINKNSLSQARPLELPTVSTSSLAYVIYTSGSTGQPKGVAIEHRNVLAMINAMNEILDNKDLEGMLAATSICFDPSVSEILGTLALGGSVILAKNMLDLPELDKKGLIKSCVVVPSAVQALLSSGWKPEGIRTIIFGSEALKQPLVEKLFALNISARIFNAYGPTEDTVFSTYTEILDATQPITIGQSVPYSNSYILNEDMTPVKSGEAGELYLAGSKLARGYLFDESKTDERFIQIKSEHITESRIYKTGDLCRRLKNGNIEFLGRIDQQVKVKGFRIELKEIESVLESKEGVITAAALVTDGLHEQQVLTAFVTCSDHHTSTDCLKSHLSDRLPKYMIPQVIHITDSLPLLPNGKVDRNQLIRLSKNSHKTTPTPIKTNKDITFDQSDILEVIQDTTASLLGYKDSIEIAIDLSFESMGIDSLASVELSSRLAKALNIPLPVNIILEYPTAEELAHYIINMNSKDNNPLRSKQKSSNSLATFQTQIQSSHPTFQAAKINAWSVNDKSKLVQEVLHMVNSQRRNPYSKVLRTGSATHGLVSDAYSDEEQDAIIWTTNLYLGLNRDKEVIQESSKALHSFGTGMGTSAAASGMTDLHLTFEKEFAKLTGKPSACLFPTGYTANLGAVAGILNHNDVVVIDQLCHASIVDGARLSRASIRTFKHNNIADLEEILKTEVSAYRTTLVVLEGVYSMGEGAAPVADIVRMAKKYDALVLVDEAHSFGFYGDGGAGICAAQGITEDVDFIMTTLSKALGSIGGVVSASQEHIDLIKSSSRAYIFQASISPADMAAALIALRRLRSDDALRERLWNTTRYMRKRFTEEGYDLGTGDGPIVTPHFSNKDKLYGLVQEMYKRGVQTSAVTYPIVEPGRGRLRLICSAAHTFEDVDKTLKVLKEAEEVVDHQLKMSQNHHRKAKYLVRADLDKWANIFVEYLNSAVFTSQSLIPDLLISIKTLKATTPLNIVVDNGIAKMNTAHTDNVTKSVLLFKDDDTLHALYRLNIQEILLGISQGTCVLEGDVEPFTWFMARIKDLHENSLASKTNEFNETETLA, via the coding sequence ATGAATGAATCAAATTATTCCTACACTGAGTTTTTAGAGGAAACTGTAGACCTTACACAATCTATCCACGCACATATTATAAAGCAGGCTACTAAGCAGCCTGACAAAACCGCTATTATTGATCAATCAGAATGTATAAGCTATGAGCAACTGCTTTCTAAATCAGAAGACATTGCTAACGAAATACTTTCCAGAGACATTCAGCCAGGCGCCTTGGTTGGGGTCTGTATGAGCAGAAGTTGGGAGCTCATAGCCACAGTACTAGGCATACTGCAATCTGGTTGTGCCTATGTTCCCCTAGACCCAAAATACCCAAGAGAAAGAATTCGATTTATGCTCCAACACTCTAAAGCAGCGGCAGTAGTTGTAGATGATACCATTACCAGCGAATTATGTAAAGGATTTCAATTAATAAACAAGAACTCTCTTTCACAAGCTCGCCCTCTTGAATTGCCAACCGTATCCACCTCCAGCTTAGCATATGTAATTTATACTTCAGGATCTACAGGTCAGCCTAAAGGTGTAGCTATTGAGCATAGAAATGTGTTAGCCATGATTAATGCTATGAATGAGATCCTGGACAATAAAGATTTAGAGGGCATGTTAGCAGCCACTTCTATCTGCTTTGATCCTTCTGTCTCAGAAATACTTGGTACCCTCGCACTTGGAGGCAGCGTAATCTTAGCCAAAAACATGCTTGACCTGCCGGAACTAGACAAAAAAGGCCTCATAAAAAGTTGTGTGGTTGTTCCTTCAGCCGTTCAGGCTTTACTTTCATCAGGATGGAAACCTGAAGGAATCAGAACCATCATTTTTGGTAGCGAAGCACTGAAGCAGCCATTGGTTGAAAAACTCTTCGCTTTAAATATAAGTGCGAGAATATTTAATGCTTATGGCCCTACTGAAGACACCGTTTTCTCTACCTACACTGAAATTTTAGATGCCACTCAACCTATCACCATCGGCCAATCAGTACCTTATTCCAATTCATACATTCTAAATGAGGATATGACCCCTGTAAAATCAGGTGAAGCAGGTGAGCTTTATCTTGCAGGCAGCAAACTGGCCAGGGGCTATTTGTTTGATGAGTCCAAAACTGATGAGCGTTTTATCCAAATCAAGTCCGAACATATTACCGAATCCAGAATATACAAAACCGGAGACCTATGCCGTAGGTTGAAGAATGGAAATATTGAATTTCTGGGAAGAATAGATCAGCAAGTGAAAGTAAAGGGCTTCAGAATAGAATTGAAAGAAATTGAATCGGTGCTGGAATCTAAGGAAGGAGTAATTACTGCTGCCGCTCTGGTGACAGATGGCCTGCATGAACAACAAGTTTTGACAGCCTTTGTGACCTGCAGTGACCATCATACATCTACAGATTGTCTAAAATCCCATCTATCTGACCGCTTGCCAAAATATATGATACCCCAGGTAATCCACATCACAGATAGCCTGCCTCTTTTACCTAACGGAAAAGTAGATCGCAATCAGTTGATCCGTCTATCTAAAAATTCTCACAAAACGACGCCAACTCCTATTAAAACAAATAAAGATATAACCTTTGATCAATCAGATATTTTAGAGGTTATTCAGGATACAACAGCCTCATTATTAGGCTATAAAGACTCGATCGAAATAGCTATAGATCTATCATTTGAAAGCATGGGCATAGACTCTCTTGCCTCTGTAGAACTAAGCAGTAGGCTAGCAAAAGCCTTGAATATACCTTTACCGGTAAACATTATTCTGGAGTACCCCACAGCCGAAGAACTAGCTCATTATATTATCAATATGAATTCGAAGGATAATAATCCACTTAGAAGTAAGCAAAAATCCTCCAACTCGCTGGCTACATTTCAAACCCAAATTCAATCCAGTCACCCCACCTTCCAAGCAGCCAAAATTAATGCCTGGTCTGTTAACGATAAAAGTAAATTAGTGCAGGAGGTGCTACATATGGTAAATAGTCAACGAAGAAATCCATATAGTAAAGTTCTTCGAACGGGTAGTGCTACACATGGTTTAGTTAGTGATGCTTATTCTGATGAGGAACAAGATGCTATTATCTGGACCACCAATTTATACCTTGGGCTCAACAGAGATAAGGAAGTAATTCAGGAATCATCAAAAGCTCTGCATAGTTTTGGGACAGGTATGGGTACGTCTGCAGCAGCCTCCGGCATGACCGACTTGCATCTGACCTTTGAAAAAGAGTTTGCTAAGCTTACCGGCAAGCCAAGCGCCTGCCTCTTCCCTACCGGGTATACGGCTAATCTGGGAGCTGTTGCTGGCATTTTAAACCATAATGATGTGGTAGTGATCGATCAACTCTGCCATGCTTCCATTGTGGATGGCGCAAGACTTAGTCGCGCCTCCATTAGGACCTTCAAACATAATAATATAGCCGACCTTGAAGAAATACTTAAAACAGAAGTATCTGCCTATAGAACCACCCTGGTAGTATTAGAAGGTGTCTATAGCATGGGCGAAGGTGCGGCCCCTGTAGCTGATATAGTGAGAATGGCCAAAAAATATGATGCCTTAGTACTTGTAGATGAAGCACACTCCTTCGGATTTTACGGAGATGGCGGAGCAGGTATATGTGCTGCGCAAGGAATAACTGAGGATGTAGATTTTATTATGACCACATTAAGCAAGGCCCTTGGTAGCATAGGCGGTGTGGTTTCAGCATCTCAAGAGCATATCGACCTCATTAAATCATCATCAAGGGCATATATTTTCCAGGCTTCCATTAGTCCTGCTGATATGGCTGCTGCACTTATAGCTCTTCGAAGACTTCGGTCGGATGATGCGCTGAGAGAAAGACTTTGGAACACCACACGGTATATGCGTAAGAGATTTACAGAAGAAGGCTATGATCTTGGCACTGGGGATGGACCAATCGTTACACCTCATTTCAGCAATAAAGATAAACTATACGGTTTGGTACAGGAGATGTATAAAAGAGGTGTTCAAACCTCAGCGGTAACGTATCCTATAGTAGAACCTGGAAGAGGTCGGCTAAGGTTGATTTGCTCGGCGGCACATACTTTTGAAGATGTTGACAAGACTTTAAAAGTTCTAAAAGAGGCTGAAGAGGTAGTAGATCATCAACTGAAGATGTCACAAAACCATCATAGAAAGGCAAAATATCTCGTCCGGGCTGACCTAGACAAATGGGCGAACATCTTTGTTGAATATCTAAATAGCGCTGTTTTCACCTCTCAATCCTTAATACCAGATTTATTGATATCAATAAAAACTTTGAAAGCCACTACTCCATTAAATATTGTCGTTGATAATGGAATAGCCAAAATGAACACGGCACATACTGATAATGTAACCAAATCCGTCCTCCTCTTTAAGGACGATGATACCCTTCATGCTTTATATAGATTAAACATTCAAGAGATATTACTTGGTATCAGCCAAGGCACTTGCGTGTTAGAAGGTGATGTAGAGCCCTTTACCTGGTTTATGGCTAGAATTAAGGATCTACATGAAAACAGTCTGGCCTCTAAAACAAATGAGTTTAATGAAACAGAAACCTTGGCATAA
- a CDS encoding SDR family oxidoreductase gives MKKVLITGANKGIGFQVAKQMAEKGYYVYLGCRDLERGQEAVNKLVAEGLSNVEVLVIDVADSESIIKAKEVYEQKEESLDVLINNAGISFMQAPQLASVVQTDAIKQIFAVNFHGVIETTQQFLPLLKKSDAPRIANVSSDLGSLTTQSNYDWQHAMIKPVGYISSKAALNAFTVALAYELKDSNFKVNSVNPGATATDLNNHMGSRTPEFAAQIIVECATLPEDGPSGKFFSEEGFLPW, from the coding sequence ATGAAAAAAGTATTGATAACAGGTGCAAACAAAGGAATTGGTTTTCAGGTAGCTAAGCAAATGGCAGAAAAAGGCTATTATGTTTATTTGGGATGTAGAGATTTAGAAAGAGGCCAGGAGGCTGTAAATAAATTAGTAGCGGAAGGTCTTTCAAATGTAGAGGTTTTAGTAATAGATGTAGCTGATAGCGAATCGATTATAAAGGCAAAAGAGGTGTATGAGCAAAAAGAGGAAAGCCTTGATGTACTTATTAACAACGCAGGAATTTCATTCATGCAGGCTCCACAGTTGGCCTCTGTTGTTCAGACTGATGCCATAAAACAAATCTTCGCTGTGAACTTTCATGGGGTAATAGAAACTACACAACAGTTTTTACCACTACTGAAAAAGTCTGATGCTCCTAGAATAGCCAATGTGAGTAGTGACTTAGGTTCTCTCACTACACAAAGTAATTATGACTGGCAGCATGCCATGATAAAACCTGTGGGTTACATTTCTTCCAAAGCTGCGTTGAACGCTTTTACTGTAGCTTTAGCTTATGAATTGAAGGACTCAAACTTTAAGGTGAATAGTGTAAACCCTGGAGCAACGGCCACGGACCTCAATAATCATATGGGATCAAGAACTCCAGAGTTTGCGGCTCAAATTATAGTAGAATGTGCTACCTTACCTGAAGATGGCCCAAGTGGTAAATTCTTCAGCGAAGAAGGCTTTTTACCGTGGTAA
- a CDS encoding helix-turn-helix domain-containing protein — protein MEQREIKNVKTISEYHQIMGLPSPDHPLISVIDIGKHSLDGDSTVFSFSFYAIAIKRDFSGKMRYGQQEYDFDNGMMTFISPKQVFSFESNKKSCTSGWLILIHPDFMWNSTLATAIDQYEFFDYSTNEALFLSEKEENLIINIIQIIQQEYHTNLDGYSQEIIIAQIELLLKYAQRFYQRQFLTRSKANHEVLTQLESLLSEYFNGPNLTDKGMPSVQFVADALHLSPNYLSRLLQTLTGQSTKQFIQDKLIHLAKEKLTTTNLTISQIAYELGFDYPQSFTKLFRAKTNQSPLEFRKSFN, from the coding sequence ATGGAACAGCGAGAGATAAAGAATGTAAAAACCATATCTGAATATCATCAGATTATGGGATTGCCATCGCCAGATCATCCACTTATCAGTGTTATAGACATCGGTAAGCATAGTCTGGATGGCGACTCCACCGTATTTAGCTTCAGCTTTTATGCCATAGCCATTAAGAGAGATTTCTCTGGAAAAATGCGTTATGGCCAGCAAGAGTACGACTTTGATAACGGCATGATGACCTTTATCTCTCCCAAGCAGGTGTTTTCATTTGAGAGCAATAAGAAATCATGTACTTCAGGATGGCTTATATTAATCCATCCTGATTTCATGTGGAACAGCACATTGGCCACAGCTATTGATCAATACGAGTTCTTTGATTACAGTACCAATGAAGCACTGTTTCTCTCTGAAAAAGAGGAAAATCTGATCATTAATATCATTCAGATTATTCAGCAAGAGTATCATACAAACCTGGATGGTTACAGTCAGGAAATCATCATTGCGCAAATAGAGTTATTATTAAAATATGCTCAGAGATTTTATCAAAGGCAGTTTCTAACTAGATCAAAAGCTAATCATGAAGTACTGACGCAGCTTGAAAGCCTACTTAGTGAGTATTTCAATGGCCCAAATCTCACTGATAAAGGCATGCCTTCAGTACAGTTTGTTGCAGATGCACTGCATCTATCTCCCAACTATTTGAGCAGGCTATTACAAACACTTACAGGCCAAAGTACCAAGCAATTTATTCAGGATAAACTGATCCATCTGGCCAAAGAAAAACTCACCACTACCAACCTAACCATCAGCCAAATAGCCTATGAGTTAGGTTTTGATTACCCACAGTCTTTTACCAAGCTATTCAGAGCTAAGACAAATCAATCGCCATTGGAATTTAGGAAGTCTTTTAATTGA
- a CDS encoding M56 family metallopeptidase: MILYIIRFSLALSLVYLFYKALLEKEKAFVFNRFFLIIGVVISLIPPFIPLPGTQEIKSILINAEQTADFQLIPWQNIINWLYLAITSIFLIRFSMDVFHLLGKMKKGKKIDIEGTQVILTQLAQPPHSFLNYVFIHEHDFEGIHQELIAHEITHVKQRHTYDILFIELVKAFFWINPVVGLIKKSMRLNHEFLADASAIKCAPSISSYQNILLTYFTAQDAPGMASGFNFSLTKKRFTMMTKQKTKTQIIKQILVLPLLALIIWSCSDNPGVSGKEMLKYWRYTASMEEILQTGVINNADLKEGIILPIENKKQYNELKDIYNRMNNTQKESVYNLPSYLGE, from the coding sequence ATGATACTTTATATCATCAGATTTAGCCTGGCATTATCACTTGTCTACCTTTTCTATAAGGCATTGTTAGAAAAAGAAAAGGCTTTTGTATTTAACAGGTTCTTTCTAATCATAGGTGTAGTTATATCCTTAATACCCCCTTTTATTCCACTTCCGGGAACTCAGGAGATAAAATCAATTTTGATAAATGCTGAGCAAACGGCAGATTTTCAACTCATCCCCTGGCAAAACATTATTAATTGGCTCTATTTAGCCATCACATCAATATTCCTGATCAGGTTTAGTATGGATGTGTTTCACCTACTTGGTAAGATGAAGAAGGGTAAAAAAATTGATATTGAAGGTACTCAAGTAATCCTTACCCAACTGGCTCAACCACCGCATTCATTTCTAAATTATGTCTTCATCCATGAGCATGATTTTGAGGGCATTCATCAGGAGCTTATTGCTCATGAAATCACTCATGTAAAGCAAAGACATACTTACGATATCTTATTCATAGAGCTGGTAAAAGCCTTTTTCTGGATCAATCCAGTGGTGGGGCTCATAAAGAAATCTATGCGCCTTAATCACGAATTTCTGGCTGATGCTTCTGCGATCAAATGTGCTCCAAGTATCTCCAGCTATCAAAACATTTTACTTACCTATTTCACTGCCCAGGATGCTCCCGGAATGGCCAGTGGCTTTAATTTCTCCCTTACTAAAAAACGATTTACCATGATGACCAAACAAAAAACCAAAACTCAAATCATTAAACAAATATTAGTCTTACCGCTTCTGGCACTGATTATATGGTCCTGCTCTGATAATCCCGGGGTAAGTGGAAAAGAGATGCTGAAATACTGGAGATACACCGCTAGCATGGAGGAGATTCTGCAAACAGGTGTAATTAACAATGCTGATTTGAAAGAAGGCATTATATTACCCATTGAAAACAAAAAGCAATATAATGAGCTCAAAGACATCTATAACAGAATGAATAACACACAAAAAGAATCTGTTTATAACCTTCCTTCTTACTTAGGTGAATAA
- a CDS encoding DUF3667 domain-containing protein: MKIRRKTNECPNCGANLNKVYNYCPMCGQENTSNYVSLKTLLGDFFNTYFALDSKFAKTVSPFFFKPGYLTNKYSEGKRASYTHPLRLYLILSLFFFFVFKKVANTDDLRKGYNNSDGNISVYIDLDDVEGLSKETKKALTDHVSKKDMKAILKAMNKSEDQEAFQRSLQTELSDQKKETLKSALGEKALFQIGLTPYDSLTASLKKELQQDSLKLAEQTSKSKVAKNKNSQDSTKFILARVDWDLVDSLKHEESYSDEQLLDSMYLGELGTFDHLLAIQAIRINRDPDDGIDYILSNLPIMMLFLVPVFAAILKLLYIRRKHLYIKHLIHALNLHSFVYFFYGCTLLLLMWFDLSEKASTIVTLLGFIIASVYAYISFLKVYKQGWFKTLVKFKIVGWLYFTFISLFLVSEAFISLLLF; encoded by the coding sequence ATGAAAATCAGAAGAAAGACTAATGAGTGCCCAAACTGTGGCGCCAACCTGAATAAAGTATATAATTATTGCCCTATGTGTGGCCAGGAAAACACCAGCAACTATGTTTCTTTAAAAACGCTGCTTGGTGACTTCTTTAACACTTACTTTGCTCTAGACTCAAAGTTTGCAAAAACAGTGTCACCTTTCTTCTTTAAACCGGGCTATCTTACCAATAAATACTCAGAAGGTAAAAGGGCTTCTTACACTCATCCGCTTAGGCTTTATCTTATCTTAAGTCTATTTTTCTTCTTTGTATTCAAAAAAGTAGCTAACACAGATGATCTCCGAAAAGGCTACAATAATAGTGATGGAAATATATCTGTATACATTGACTTGGATGATGTAGAAGGCCTGAGTAAAGAAACTAAAAAGGCCTTGACTGATCATGTGAGCAAAAAAGATATGAAGGCTATACTCAAAGCCATGAATAAGAGTGAAGATCAGGAGGCGTTTCAAAGATCTTTACAAACTGAGCTTTCTGATCAGAAAAAAGAGACCCTCAAATCCGCTTTGGGTGAAAAAGCTTTATTTCAAATAGGGCTAACACCTTATGACTCGTTAACTGCTTCGTTAAAAAAAGAATTACAACAGGACTCCTTGAAGCTAGCCGAGCAAACTTCAAAATCGAAAGTGGCTAAAAACAAAAATTCACAGGACTCTACCAAATTCATATTGGCGAGGGTAGATTGGGACCTGGTAGATAGTTTAAAGCACGAAGAGTCATATTCTGATGAACAGCTTTTGGATAGCATGTATCTTGGAGAACTAGGAACATTCGATCATTTACTGGCCATACAGGCTATAAGGATTAATCGTGACCCTGATGATGGTATCGATTATATATTGAGCAATCTTCCTATTATGATGCTCTTTTTAGTGCCTGTGTTTGCGGCTATTCTAAAGCTGCTTTACATCAGAAGAAAGCACCTTTATATTAAGCATCTTATTCATGCACTTAATTTGCATTCTTTCGTGTATTTCTTTTACGGATGTACGCTGCTGCTACTTATGTGGTTCGATCTTTCAGAAAAGGCCTCAACCATAGTAACACTATTGGGCTTTATAATCGCCAGTGTTTATGCCTATATTTCCTTTTTGAAAGTATATAAGCAGGGTTGGTTTAAAACGCTCGTCAAGTTCAAGATAGTGGGATGGCTTTATTTCACCTTCATTTCACTATTCCTGGTATCAGAAGCGTTTATATCCCTGCTATTATTTTAG